In Sphingobacterium sp. SYP-B4668, the sequence AGAGTCGTCACCTTCCATGTCTTTCTCAGGGTTCATAGCAATAATCTTTTAAACAAAATGTTCATCCAACTTAAACCTGTTTCGATAGTGAGAAGGGGATATCCCCATATGATCCTTAAACAATCTAGAAAAATAGTATTGGTCTTCAAATCCAAGGTCGCAAGATATCTGGGAGATTCTATTTTCTGAAAATTGTAGCATATGGCAAGCCTTTTGTATTTTCAAATGGTTAAGATACTCAATGGGTGAGTAACCTGTGCGTGCTTTAAAAAGTTTTGAAAAATGAGAGATAGAGAGGTTACTGTTATGGGCTATATCTTGCAAGCTTACTTTGCTGCTGAAATTCGATTTGAGATACAGAATGGAATTGTTGATGATGTCCTCTTTTGCATCGACGTTCCAATTACTAGAAACCTCTCGATGCAGATAGCCACTGAGGTAGTAAGGTAATGTCAGGGCGATACACTCCATAATCTCCCGCCCGTAACCTTTTAACAGTAAAGCATACATCTTCTCAAAAACAGCTCTCATCTCTTCACCAAAAACCAATGAGTTGCGATTGGTCAGCATATTCTTAAAAATCCCGTTGACAATATCAAGGACCTGCATTCCGCCAAAATGAATCCAATAAATGGTCCAGGGGTCATGTGTATCCGCTTGGTACGTATGTGGAGTATGAGCTGGAATGACGACGTAATTATTAGCCTGAATACGGTAGAAGCTCTTTCCAATCCACACCTCCCCCTTTCCGTCTACACAATGGATGAGAATATGCTCTGCACATCCCGTTTCTCGTTGGCGATAGTGATTTTTGGCCTTTGGATAGTAGCCAATATCGCTGATATAGAAATTACCCGAAATTTTAGCGATACTATTCTGCTTCACCACTATTGGTGGCACCACGAGACACAACTCGCCATCAAAACCAACTTTCTTATTTTTAAGTTCCTTCACAGCAAAATAATAAAGAATATAATCCATTCCTACGGAACATATCATGCTTAATTCAAGTTAAAGGCATCTTATCTACATCCCCTCGAAATATTTTAAAGCATATAGCCAAAGGTAAAAAATAATTGCCAAAAATGCATTCCCCCAGTACAGTTGAACATATGATGGTGGTAAGCTATTGGCCATAAACGGATGCCAAAACATTGCCCAGCTAGTGCACGCGTGCCGCGTGTACTACTAACAAACAACGACTAAACACCAAAGAATGCAAAGGAAAGAGAAGCCGACCTTTGCCGTCTTTCGCGTTCACTTAATCGATTTGATATTCCAAAAAACGCATAGTAGTTTGGCCCAAACTGCTAGTAGTTTGGCTCAAACACATAGCAGTTTACGACAAACGCACAACGCTTTTTCATCAAGTCATAGCACTTTTTAGATAAGTCATAGCAGTTTGCAATAAACGCATAGCACTTGTTCATAAAGTCTTGGCACTTGTTCGATATCTATACCCTGTTTGGTTCAACTTACTAGGAGTTTATGACAAACTACTTACAGTTTTTCACCACTATCGG encodes:
- a CDS encoding AraC family transcriptional regulator, whose product is MICSVGMDYILYYFAVKELKNKKVGFDGELCLVVPPIVVKQNSIAKISGNFYISDIGYYPKAKNHYRQRETGCAEHILIHCVDGKGEVWIGKSFYRIQANNYVVIPAHTPHTYQADTHDPWTIYWIHFGGMQVLDIVNGIFKNMLTNRNSLVFGEEMRAVFEKMYALLLKGYGREIMECIALTLPYYLSGYLHREVSSNWNVDAKEDIINNSILYLKSNFSSKVSLQDIAHNSNLSISHFSKLFKARTGYSPIEYLNHLKIQKACHMLQFSENRISQISCDLGFEDQYYFSRLFKDHMGISPSHYRNRFKLDEHFV